Genomic window (Candidatus Nitrosocosmicus franklandus):
ATGAATACTAGAAACAGAACACCTTCAAAATATGTGTATTATGGCTTACATTTGTACTTTTCAGGTCTTTCTCTTAGGAAAACATCTGAAAGATTATCATACTGTATCAAACGAAATCATGTCACTATCTGGAACTGGATTCAAAAGTACCAACCTAAGATTATCAAGACAAAACAAAGAAGGATATGTGAATTCATTGTAGATGAAACATTGCTTAAGGTTGGTTCAGAATACACGTGGTTATGGGTTGCAATAGATGCGAAAAGTAAGGAAATTCTCTCACTATCCATTTCTAAGGAGAGAAACATGTTTGTTGCGGAACGGTTTCTGTCAAACATAGTCAGAGACTATGGAAAGCATCCAGTTTCAACAGATGGTGGTACTTGGTATCCCATGGCTTGTCAATTCCTTAAATTAGAACACCATCTCCATTCCTCCTATGAAAAAAACTTGATTGAAAGAACAATGCAGTATATCAAGGACAGAACTGAAAGTTTCGATGATTACTTTCCCTGCAGGCTAAAGAACTGCAAACTAAAACACGTAAAAAACTGGTTGAACCTGTTTGTCGACTATCACAACAAGGAATTAAAACCTGTTAACTGAACAGAGCCTATAGATCTATTAAGGATAATTAATTAAACATTTGTGTCGCATGCGACACATTTATTTCGTGCTTGAAAAGTATATAAAGAAATCATCAATTTTCCAGTGAGAGAAAAGCTTTACAATCTTTTGATTGCTGAAGCATATATTATTTAATATATTAATAAGAATATAAATAAAACAAATATTTTGGTCCTGTCGAGCTGATTTGAACAATACATGCGTCAATTCTTCTGTCATCAACTAGGAATAGTAGTTAATATGCCTGAATTTCACCATATCATGGTGAAATTCTATCAATATGCTTATAGTATCAACTAAAGTTATATGAAATGGGAGATTTTTAGTGATCTACGGGTAGTTTGACCTATGGTTCTATTTAACACTCTCACCTGGCAAAACCTGATAGGGAACTTATTCATATTTGTGATATCTTTAAAAATCACACTTTGTTTAGAGACATAATATATTTTAGAAAACCGGTATTCTTTTTATACTCTGGTATTACTACATACCAGCCATAACTTGATACATTCATTCTAAATAGGATTTAATCTTTTTGGTTTTGATTTGTGTCAGGAGCTACTCTGCACATTATCAACCATTATTATATCAAAAACATAAGGTATGGCACCGATCTGTTACTTTCGTTTTTACTTTTAGAATTATGATACCCAACTGGTATGTCATGATGAAGTTTCAACTCAAATTTATTTTAGATAACTTGTCCATGTGTAGATTTTTGATTTACTTTATTTAATGGGTAAGATGATTCTAAATCACTTTATCTCTCTAGCTCTCTGGGCACACTTTTAAAGCATTTTAAAATAAATAGATTGTGAGATTAATAATTTATACTGGAAAGGGTGGAACGGGAAAGACAGTTAATTCATGTTCTACTGCCATAAAACTTGCAGATCTTAATTACAAGACTTTGGTAATCTCAGCTGATCCTGCACATACTTTAAAAGATGCATTTATGGTACCCGTTGTAGGAAATAAGCCTATAAAGATTTTGGATAATCTTTATGCATTACAAGTAGACCCGGTCCTTGAGTTAGCAGAAAATTATGGTTCTGTTTTATCATATGTTGCGTCGATATTTTCTAAAAGAGGATTGGATGAAACATTGTCCTACGAGATCGCAATGCTTCCTGGAATGACTCAATTATTTTCATTGTTAAAAATTGAGGAATTTATGCGCCATGAAAGCTTTGATTGTATAGTTATGGATATGCCAGCTTCGGGAGAAGCTTTGAGATATTTGTATTTTCCCAAACTTGTTGGAAATATTGGAGAAAAGTTCTCTGGGTTTACAGGAGTCTTTAGTGGATTTGTAAAAATGTTTCAACCTTTTTCTTCTTTTGCACCGATTCCTACCGATGTGATTCAAATTGAGATGAATTTACTCAAGAGACTTGAGATCCTATCAAAAATCCTGACTGATACTAAAATTACAAGCTTGAGACTGCTAATCAATCCCGATTCATTCAGTATCGAGAATGCAAAAAGAGCACTTATGTCTACAAACCTTTATGGCATGAATGTTGATGCTGTAATAATTAACAAAATATTTCCACGTCAAGTTCCAGATAGCTATTTTACAAAGTGGACAGAGTATCAAAGTACAAAAATTGAAGAGGCAAAAACCAGTTTTTATCCATTATATATTATAGAAGAAAGGTTTTATGAAAAAGAACTGAAAGGAATCGAAATGTTAAGGGAAAATGCAGAGACAATTTTTGCTAATAAAGATCCGTCAAGAGTTTTTTACTCGGATAAGGTCTTTGAATTCGTAAAAGATGGTCCGACATTAATTTTGAAGATAAAGGCTCCATTTACAAACAAAGACAATTTTGATGTAAACCGATATGGTGACTATCTTGTCATTAAAATCTTAGACACCACAGGTAATAATATTGTGAATGTTATTCCATTACCTATAGCTACTATAACCATGAAACTTTATGAGGTGAAGATACGTGAAGGAATAATTGAAGTAACATTTAGAGAATAAATTCTAATTATGATCTTACTTCAATCTACAAGTAGAGTAACTATATGCGGAAACTATTATTGACATAATTGCCTAAGACGAAATTACTTGTAGTGTATAAGTATTTCATATAGAATTTTCTAGAAGCTTGTTGAGGTTTTTCGATAAATTGTTTTTGATATTTACAAATCATATCTATAGATCTTATATATACTTGTTCTTAAAATGGATCCAGTCCTGATCTCTTTTGAGTCTATAATACAATTTTCTTGATGATCATGCATTATTGGTTCAATAACTGAATAATGGTATCACGGATTGTGACAATATGGATTGGTAATTAGATACCGTCTGAAATCTTTTCTAATGATGTCATGATTTCTTGAAGACGATGTTCTGTTATTTCTTCTCCTTCTTCTCCTTCTCCTTCTTTGTCTAAGAACTCTACAATAAAATGTACTACTGGATTCGCTTCGTTTCTAAAGCGTTCTACTATCTCAAGAAATTTCTTGACAACTAATTGATCGGGTGCGAAATCGAAGACTCTACATCTGTTTCACTTGTTGTGTTATTTTTATTTGCACTTATTTTTCTTTCACGACGATAGAGAAGGGTATGTTAAAAATAGGTCTTGAACAAAGATCGCGATGTGATTGAGGATGGTCAAAGTTGCCATGACATTGTGAAATTAATATGAAGGAAAGAGCTATAATATTTGTGTTGGATTCAAGGTGTGCCTGGATAATAGATGTATTTACTATAATTAACGTTCGCATTTGAACAACACTATGGAATAATTATCACTGTTTCACTAGAGAGCGTTGTAGTGTCGACAAAAACTACCCTTGACTTATAGTCGAAGTTTCCACTTCTGAAGAAATCATCATCTTTTATTTTTGTCTGTTAAATTCAAAAATGTTTTTACAATACTGGTAAAGGTTTCTGGATACTGGTACATCAATCCGTGTCCTGCATCTTTAATTTGTACAAGCCACGATACAGGGATTTTGTCTATTAAAACTAATGAATTGTCAGCAGGAACAGCTTTGTCCTCCGTGCCTGTTATTATTAAAGTAGGTTCAGTCAATTTTTGAAGTTGATCACATACGCCTGTCCAGTTCTTTGAAAGCCAGCTTTCATTTATTTCAAACTGTTTCTTTAACGTAGTAGAAAGCACCATTTCAGAAGACTTTGGTATTGCATCTAAAAAATTTTGGTTTCCTTAATCCATTTGATTGGAAATGTTACCTCTAGAAATGAATTTTCATCTTTGGTCTGATTGTTGACAAAATCCGAAAGTGCTTCCACAACTTGAGGACTTTGAGGAATGCCTTCTGGTCCACCACATGAAGCACCATATAATATGAGGCGATTTACTTTTTCTGGATATGTTGTGACCAGTGTTTGCGCAACAAAAGAACCCATAGAGAAGCCTAGTACATCGATTTCTTGTAAATTCAAGGCACTCAAATGCTGCAGTGTTGTCAACGAATTGTCCAATGGAAAAAGGTTTTAATCCTGAAGTGGTGTTTCCTATTCCTCTGTTATCAAAGATGATCACTTTGTGACCGTTTGATAATTCTTGTAGAAAGTGGGTAGACCATACATCCATTACATTGCCACTACCACTAATTAGTAATATAGGTGCTCCTTCGCCAATCTGTTTATATGCTATATTAATATCACCAACTCGTATCTTTTGCAATGGAATGTTATCTAGTATTGATAAGTTATGTTGAAAAGTTGACAATAAAGCAGTGCTTTGAGTTTGACTATCGTCATTATCAGGTTTATCTGAAATAGAACTGTCTTTATTTATGCTGCTAATAGTGTCTGTAATAGTTTGGTAAACTTGATGCTTGTTGATTGAATGTTGCGATTCATTCTGATCTATTTGTTGTAATAGTTGACCAAAAGATGATGTTGAATAATCCAGATTGGTTTTTGGAATTGAAATTAATAAAATGCAGATTAGACTTGTAATAACAACTAATGTAAAACCTAATTCATATGAGAATTTAGAGTGATTCGCACTTTGTTGGTCTCAAACCGGCTATAAATTTGGAATTGCATTTAAATAACCTGATTGACTATGCAAATCAAATTAGACGTTATAACAGACAAGAATCGCGATAACTACAAAGTAGTTTTCAATTTGATAGACGGACAATGGATGTACATCTAATATCGAAGAAATATTGAATTGTTAGAAAGGTCAGGTCTTGCATCTCTAATTCCATGGCACCATTGATGCAAGACCCCTATGAAATTATCGGAGATTTGATTACCACTTTAATTTCAGGTTTATAAATAAGACGTATCTTCAGTTATACTTCACTGTGGATACGGTTTATCTTCAAACAAATCCTAAGAATGAATTTTGTTAAAGAGAATAAGGAAATTTACTATAATTTAATTTCTTGATATGCTTCCTTATTTGAGACCATGCTTATGCAGTTGTATAAGCCACAGGTCTTATTTCTGATTCCCTTGGTTTCCCATAATTTTTAAATATTTGGGAAAATGCTTTTTGTAAACTGTTTAGAACTTGATTTCTATCCATCCATGTGAGCACAGCTTCAGTAATATTCATTCCAAAATCATCGGTTATCTCATCTGTTGGTATTTTTATTATTCCTAAATGAGTATCAACAGGAAACAGATAAAATTCAAATCTGTCAATTGGGTCTGGTCGAATAAAAATCTGGATATACATGTATAATTTCAAAATAATATTGAGATAATATTTACTAGCTTTGTTCAAATCCTACAGTAAGTATTTCAATTCCATAGTTAAAAAAGGATTTGAACTTGATTCTCCATTTTAGGTACAAAATCAATTAATATGGATTCCTTTTTCATACCTACTTATATTTTCATAGTCGACAAAAATGTGTTTATTACGTTACCCACTTCATCGGGATACTGATCTGGAACCGCATGGCCAGCATCTTTAATCTGTACAAGCCATGCACCCGGAACTTTGCTTGCAATAACTAAAGAATTATCATGTGGCACATATAGGTTATCGTCTGTTCCCGTTATAACCAACAGGGGTTTGGCTACTTCTGCAAGACCGTCACAGGCACCAGTCCAATCAGAAGTCATCCAAGTCTGTCCAGCGTTCATCTGATTGTTCATTGTTTCAGGAGAAAGACTGGGCTTCATTTGTTGAAATGTCATATTTGATGGAAGATCTAAAGATCCGGGATGTAGTTTTAGCCATCCTGGTCCTACTGATGCATTCACAAGTGCTTTCATTTCCTCCTGAGAGATCGGTATGTTATTTAGAGATTTGTTTACAACACCTGCTTGCAAGTCGTCAAACCATGCTGGACGTGGTACAGTATCTTTACCGCCACAGGACCCAGCAATAAGTATAAAGCTACTAACCTTTTCGGGATACGAAATTGCAAATTGTTGGACTACGAACGTACTCAAAGAAAATCCAAGAATGCTTGCCTGTTGTATTTCAAGAGCATCCATTAAACCTGCAGTATCGTTAGCAAGTAACTGTATGGAATATGGTTCGGTACCTCCTGTAGTATTTCCTATACCGCGGCCATCAAACACAATTACTGTGTTATTTGAAGCTAGTTTGGTTAAAAGGGATGGATCCCATGCGTCCATACCATCCGAAGCACCATTGTGAAGTATTAGAGGCTCTCCATTACCAAACACCTTGTATGCAATTTCAATATCTCCTACTTGAACTTTTTCTAACGGGATATCCTCTAAGTTTACCAAATTCGTAACAGTAGCATTTGTCGAATTGACTAGGTCGGAACCTATCTGTCCATACCCAATATTAGTGACACTATTGTGACCAAAGTTGTAAATTGTCGAGGTCAAGAAGATTAAGACCGATACAAATCCTATAATGAAAAGATGATCTTTTCTCATCTGTATAATGTTATACATCATCACACTTACTCGACGGGATATATAAACGACCTGCATGTAGCTTATTATATTCAAATGATGTACGTTGTATAACCTAAATTTGATAGGATCTCCGGTTCAAACCCCACATCGGCTTTTTTAAGTTTAGATATTATCCGATTGTTTTCCAAAGGCTAGATACTACCAAGAGATCAAACAGTAGTTTTCCAATCGCAAAACATTGACAAGATGCCAGTTTTATCATAAAAAGATTAATTCAAGCTCTATCATATTAGGTATTAAAGAATCATGGAAAAAAGTAGGCTTTATTGTATCACTTGTGATATTTGTTATTCAACTAATTTTCAAAACAGTCTACTATTAGAGGAACGTCAAGATCACTATTGTTTACAAAAGAAAACAGGATTGGCGGGTCAAGTAATAAATATTTTCCGAGTCCGACCTAATAGATAACTAAACAAAGAAATTCAATGGTGTACAACATTCATATTTTTCTATTACTAATTAAATGAACTTGATGTTGTAGCTACCTCCTATATGTTATACAAAGGTTGATTCTTTACACATATGTCTTCATTCAACAATATATTCTTAACTTAAGATTAATTTATGAATATTTTCTTTGGTCAAATGCAATTTGTATATCTGGTCATTAGTTAAAACAAAAACTTGATCGTGTACATTAAACATTTCTAGCATATCAATTATGGGCATTTTAGTGAGATTTCCCATTTCATAAGCACAAAATACTAAACCTTGTAGTCTATTTTTATCATACTCTTTTTCAAGATAACTTGCTTCTCTAACTGAGTAGTTTGCTATATCATTGATGAGAAAATCAACTAGACATAATTGTTTGTTGTTCGCATTTTGAGATACATTCTGTAGTATTTTGAAGATGTATTTTTTTACATCTTTTTGTTTAGTATCATATAGTTGAGTTGTGCCATCAAACCATTCCATTTTTCTCAATAATTCTGTAATGGAAGGATCGGAAGAAGGGACAAAACATCTAAACCAATTTTGTTCTTTTGTTAGATAATCTAAGGATTTAATCAAATGCCTTATGGTATCTGCATTATCGTATAGAAGAAGGTGATGACGTTTAGGTATCTCTTTTTGCTGTTTTAACCACTGGTCTACTGCATCCTTTATAATCGAGTTAATTGAAACCCCTTTTTGCTTAGATAAATCTCTTAATTCAGAGTGCGTATTGTCATCAAAGCCGCGGATGACTAAATTATGAGGCATCAATCTAATGAGTAGGGAGCATTATATAAATGATATCGTGATATCATTTATATGGAAATACAAAACCAGTCAAGCAAAACAATGGATATAAAATCCAGTAATACACAGGAAAAAACAAGAATTGCAAATGTGTGGACACCAGGAGATTACCAGAGTGTGTCTACAATGCTTCTACAAATTTCTTCACATCTAGTCAAACTACTAAATATTCAACCTGGAGAATCTGTTTTGGATGTGGCATGCGGGAATGGTAATACTGCCATTACCGCTCAAAGATGCGGTGCTAACGTAACTGGTATTGATATCACTTTCGAACTTTTGAATCTTGCAAGGGAAGAAGAAAGAATTGCTCAAATTAGTGGGATAGATTGGAGAGAAGGGGATACACAAGCCTTACCATTTGAAGATGAATCATTTGACGTTGTTTTGTCCACATTTGGACATATGTTTGCAATCGACCCCGACCTTACTACTAAAGAATTAATAAGAGTCACAAAGAAAGGCGGTAGGATAGGATTTGCAACTTGGCCGCCAGAGCTTGCTATAGGGTCGATATTCAAAGTAATCAGAAAACACATGCCAGTAAACTCGAATGCCCCTCCCTCTCCTATGCTTTGGGGAGATCCAGATGTAGTAACAGATCGTCTATCAGGGGTTAGAGAACTATCATTCGAAAGAGGTACAACAATCTTTCCTATACTTAGTTCAAATCACTATTGGAAGTTTATGAGTACAAAATACGGACCCTTGATAAAAGCAATTGAAGTCCTGAATAGTATATCTGATGTTCGTGAACCAGAGTCACTTAGAACTGACTTTATAAAAACTATAGATCCATATATCATAGATAATGGTTTGCGATTGGGATATTTACTAACAGTAGCTATTAAATAAAGTAGTTGGGAGAAGAAGAATTTGAAAATTCAACATAATAAATCAAAATCAATTCTCTTATTAACTACGTTATTATTTGGTTTTACTCTAGTATTAATGATACCTATATCTGATACTGTGTTAGCGAAACCCAATTTTGGCGGAAGCACATTAGGGAAAGGATGTTCATCTCTTTGGGATGATGTTATGAAACTGAGAGCTAAAAAAGCAGCCCAAGGGGATAATTTAAACCAAAAAGATGCAAGTGATTTAGGAAATGCAGAAGCCAATTATAAGAGTTTATGTGCTGGGATATTTGGTCCATTACCTCGTGAAGTACCTGTTGCTCCAAAAGTTCCAACAAGAGAAGAAAATGCTCTTGAAGATAAACCATATGAACAAAGTAACGTTCCAGGGCATGTTATAACTGATGGACCTCAAGAACAAAACGAGCAGATCCAAAAATCAGGATGCAATATAGGATGGGGAATATGTTAAAACGTTTGGATAAGCGGATAGTCTATCTCAAAATTATCTTTCTGAAGATAATTAAGTAGCAGGATAACTATACCTTGGTAAATTTTACAATACTCTTTTTATTTTAATGTAATGTATACAAGGAGTTATAAAATAACCTATATTTTGTAAGTATTGTTTTATGTTGACTGGTGTTTCTCTATTTGAAGTAATTTGATATCGGAAGTAGAAATCATGCTTATTATTCAAATCAAACTGGCCAGGTGGGCTTCTAATCTTTGATGTATATGGGATCAATTGCCTTTCTTTATACTTTTAGATATAATCGAACACCACATTGATCTGTATAGCTAATGGAGATGTTCTAACCGGCCAAATAAATTACATGTAAGAGATGTAATTTGTTCACACTTTAGGTGATCATCGTTTCATACCATTTGAATCGTTTTGTATCATATGATTTGTGTTAACAGATAAATCAACATTTGAAAGAATTGAGAATTTATTTTTTTATAATAGCCTTAAATAGTTCTTGCTATTAACCATTGTATGAATAATTTAGTAGACATCGAGCCACGTTCCTCTGGCTCAGCAATATTAAATGATAAAACAGAAAATAATGTGGCTATAAGAGAAATACAACAGAAGCTGAATGAACTAGTACCTTCGTTAACTAATTCTGTAAATCTGACTACTATAAAAGACCTTGAATCACGTGTGTCCAATTTAGAGGAGAAAGTGGAGAACATTCTTAAAATTCTAGAATCAAAAAAATGAGTGAAAAGCAGATAAGGTTACAAACTGAATATATGTAAAGTTGATATCCAGGTCTTGCTATGTTTTTGTGTTACTTTAATAAGCTTCAAGATTGAAGAGTTTCTCGGGTTAAATTTAGTACATCTAATGCTTATGCCCACCTCAATATCAATTTGTAATATCATCAGTATTTGACAGGTGTATTTATATTGATTGTCCTTTATGTCGAAATTGGCATAGGTAAAGTTACCTATTCAATTATTCCACTATATCTTGATGTCTTAGGGAACCATCATATATTTAGCAAGAGCATAGCAAGAATAATGACCAATTCATTTTTTATCAGGATTGACTTTTCTGTATTTCTTTTAGAATCTGCGTAATCTAATAGTTGTCGCTTGCTGTGGATTTGATAGAATGTTGTCCTTTTTCGTAAACGTACTTCATATCTTATCAACACTTTTGATAATCCGTTTTGATGGTTTTCAGGAGTATCAATAGTTTTTAGGTATCCATCAAATTCCTTTACTATTTGTCTATTGATCTAATTGGTTACTTTGATGTCAATGTTTTTGATTGTTGTGATTAGCTTGTCAGGCGTCTATAATTTCCTTTCTCCTGTTGTTGTATATGATTCAGAAATATTTGAACAAGTGAATAACGGGACCAGTGATTTGGAACTCTAACAAATTTGTAGACTACAATGAGATAATGAACTGTCCCTTCAGTGGATGAATAATCCAAGTTTCATGATTAAATGTATTCTTACAACTCTGACGATAAGGGTAAAATTTCCTGCATGTGGATACATATAGTTATTAGAAATTTGGGATTATATATCCAATTCAGCCTTATTTGATTGGATATTGGGTATTTGGATTAATGTCTCTTAGTTTTCCTGAATACAATTCTCAATTCCTGTATTAGACCCAATACATCTCAAATTTTCAAACAATAACGAATTGAAACTTCTGATATCCTAAAATTTAGTATAAATTTATTTATAGTAGTTGAATTAGGAACATTATTAACCAAGTATAACTTGATTGAACATAATGTTAAAGACAAAACTGCAAACCTTGTGCTTCAATTTTAACGAGTTCTATTAAATTAAGGACTTGCGTATGGATATGGAGAGTTTTTAATTCTGTTGTTTTTGCCTAACACATTGCTATAGAGTTCAAAATGTTGTAACGCAACATTATCCCATGTTAATTCAGTATTGAATCTTTCAATTCTTTGAGTGTATTGTAAGTATTCTGATTCTACTTTCTTTATTGCTTTGGTAAATTCTTTAGGTCTTCTTTTTGCCACTATTCCTAATCCTTGATCTGCAAATTCCTTAAAGAAACCTAAATCAGTTGCAATGAAGGGTAATCCGTGTGCAAGGGCATCAAACATTACACCTGAACCTGAAGTTACGGTATAAGGGAGAACGATTATATCAGATGCATAGAATAGAAATGAAAGTTCATTATCTGTTAGAAATCCTCGATTTAAATTGATAATTTTGCTCATCTTTCCGTTTCTAATTTCCGTGTTACAGAGTGTTTTTGGTTGATCTTGGCCATTGATTGGTAATGGCTTTGCTAAATTAAATAAATTCTTGGATTGATTAACTACTATAATCCAATCATTCGGTATGTCTAAATGATTTAAAATGTCCCAACCTTTGGTATGCGTCATGAATCCAAAAAAGAGGGCTATTTTGCGATTCAGTGGTAAGGAAAATACTTCTCTTGCTTCCCTTTTCCTTACCTGTTTGTTCACACTTGGTTCTGCTCCATGGTATATCACGGAAAACTTACGCAATAATTTTTGATCACTGATCGTATTCTCATTTTCTGAAATTAATTTGGCTAAATAGTGAGAAAAAGCTATGTTGGCATGGCTCAATTGCATTTTTTTTCTATTTGCTAAATTAAACGAATGGTAGTTAATTAATCGTTCCCAGTAGCCGGATATCTGTTTAGTCAGATTAATCGAAAAAGTAATCATGTTTTTATTCTGAAGATTTGGATATCTTGATAACTCCATCCATTGACGGAGGGGATATGCAGAATGAAATGTCGTTATTATAGGTATCTTGCATTCTTCGTAGAACTTATCAATATTAGTCCTTAATTTCTTTGGATTAATTGAGTTCATTTTTAATCCATAAAGACCATGTTCTAATTGAATATGTGCAAGATCGGGATCGTATTTATCAATCACATCTAATATTACCTTCGAATTATTCTCATTTTCTGGATCAATACCTGTGTAATCCCCTTCCCCTTTCTCGTTACATAGAACAGAAACTTTAATTCCTAGTCTTTTTAATCCATTTGCGAGATTCTTGGTATATCTTCCAACTCCACCTGGAATGGGTGGAAACTCGGTTGAAACCATCAGAATTTTTAGTGTAAATTTATCAACATTATATAATTCGTGAGACATTACAGCAACAATTAGTATAGGATGTATCACACATATAAGTAAATGTGAATTGTTACTACCTTTCCTAAATTCTAAGCTGATTGCCGGTATTTATTATTTTTTGGATATCTTGCCAAAACAATTGAACAAGGCGCAACTTCAGGAATCCATCTTGGCATACTTTCAGTATCTTTTGCATAGCGCGTTTTCTTTGATGAACCATTGCTATTCATTCATTCATTCATTGTTGCACTTTCCTCCTTAGATAAGATGATGATCTCATCTGCTATATGAATATCTTTTATTGTTAATCTCTAGATATTCATCGGTATTTAATATCTACATTTAATCTCGTCATCTATATCAAAATTTGAAATATCGATAAAATGATAACACTTAAAACGGTATGTAAAGTCAATGAGATTTCCGTTTTTATCCATTCTTCTCCCAACCTCTTTGTTATCTTCAAGGCTATTGTTAAAACCATCGTGACATTAATTATTGTCTTTTTTTTGTTGCAAGTTATAAGTGCCTTGAAGTCCAACAGACAGCTTGGGATATCAAACGGGCCTGGTTGGCTTCGAATTCAGTGGTATATGGGAAATTTTAATCAATCAAGTTATCTCATAAATCCAACAGCTTTCATGTTTTCTTATTAATATCTCTATATAGAAATGAACTATCGATATATT
Coding sequences:
- a CDS encoding ArsA family ATPase: MRLIIYTGKGGTGKTVNSCSTAIKLADLNYKTLVISADPAHTLKDAFMVPVVGNKPIKILDNLYALQVDPVLELAENYGSVLSYVASIFSKRGLDETLSYEIAMLPGMTQLFSLLKIEEFMRHESFDCIVMDMPASGEALRYLYFPKLVGNIGEKFSGFTGVFSGFVKMFQPFSSFAPIPTDVIQIEMNLLKRLEILSKILTDTKITSLRLLINPDSFSIENAKRALMSTNLYGMNVDAVIINKIFPRQVPDSYFTKWTEYQSTKIEEAKTSFYPLYIIEERFYEKELKGIEMLRENAETIFANKDPSRVFYSDKVFEFVKDGPTLILKIKAPFTNKDNFDVNRYGDYLVIKILDTTGNNIVNVIPLPIATITMKLYEVKIREGIIEVTFRE
- a CDS encoding alpha/beta fold hydrolase, giving the protein MTTLQHLSALNLQEIDVLGFSMGSFVAQTLVTTYPEKVNRLILYGASCGGPEGIPQSPQVVEALSDFVNNQTKDENSFLEVTFPIKWIKETKIF
- a CDS encoding alpha/beta fold hydrolase; this translates as MVLSTTLKKQFEINESWLSKNWTGVCDQLQKLTEPTLIITGTEDKAVPADNSLVLIDKIPVSWLVQIKDAGHGLMYQYPETFTSIVKTFLNLTDKNKR
- a CDS encoding alpha/beta fold hydrolase; protein product: MTSTIYNFGHNSVTNIGYGQIGSDLVNSTNATVTNLVNLEDIPLEKVQVGDIEIAYKVFGNGEPLILHNGASDGMDAWDPSLLTKLASNNTVIVFDGRGIGNTTGGTEPYSIQLLANDTAGLMDALEIQQASILGFSLSTFVVQQFAISYPEKVSSFILIAGSCGGKDTVPRPAWFDDLQAGVVNKSLNNIPISQEEMKALVNASVGPGWLKLHPGSLDLPSNMTFQQMKPSLSPETMNNQMNAGQTWMTSDWTGACDGLAEVAKPLLVITGTDDNLYVPHDNSLVIASKVPGAWLVQIKDAGHAVPDQYPDEVGNVINTFLSTMKI
- a CDS encoding DDE-type integrase/transposase/recombinase, producing MNTRNRTPSKYVYYGLHLYFSGLSLRKTSERLSYCIKRNHVTIWNWIQKYQPKIIKTKQRRICEFIVDETLLKVGSEYTWLWVAIDAKSKEILSLSISKERNMFVAERFLSNIVRDYGKHPVSTDGGTWYPMACQFLKLEHHLHSSYEKNLIERTMQYIKDRTESFDDYFPCRLKNCKLKHVKNWLNLFVDYHNKELKPVN
- a CDS encoding glycosyltransferase; this encodes MSHELYNVDKFTLKILMVSTEFPPIPGGVGRYTKNLANGLKRLGIKVSVLCNEKGEGDYTGIDPENENNSKVILDVIDKYDPDLAHIQLEHGLYGLKMNSINPKKLRTNIDKFYEECKIPIITTFHSAYPLRQWMELSRYPNLQNKNMITFSINLTKQISGYWERLINYHSFNLANRKKMQLSHANIAFSHYLAKLISENENTISDQKLLRKFSVIYHGAEPSVNKQVRKREAREVFSLPLNRKIALFFGFMTHTKGWDILNHLDIPNDWIIVVNQSKNLFNLAKPLPINGQDQPKTLCNTEIRNGKMSKIINLNRGFLTDNELSFLFYASDIIVLPYTVTSGSGVMFDALAHGLPFIATDLGFFKEFADQGLGIVAKRRPKEFTKAIKKVESEYLQYTQRIERFNTELTWDNVALQHFELYSNVLGKNNRIKNSPYPYASP
- a CDS encoding class I SAM-dependent methyltransferase; this translates as MEIQNQSSKTMDIKSSNTQEKTRIANVWTPGDYQSVSTMLLQISSHLVKLLNIQPGESVLDVACGNGNTAITAQRCGANVTGIDITFELLNLAREEERIAQISGIDWREGDTQALPFEDESFDVVLSTFGHMFAIDPDLTTKELIRVTKKGGRIGFATWPPELAIGSIFKVIRKHMPVNSNAPPSPMLWGDPDVVTDRLSGVRELSFERGTTIFPILSSNHYWKFMSTKYGPLIKAIEVLNSISDVREPESLRTDFIKTIDPYIIDNGLRLGYLLTVAIK